From Humisphaera borealis, the proteins below share one genomic window:
- a CDS encoding PhnD/SsuA/transferrin family substrate-binding protein: MKWPTSFHLPLTRVARAKLAAAVMLLVVPALGLYGGYFLEKEGLAPTLLGRQRGDTAGSKLMGPPVRNQLDPAYADADGDLVADAPLDERLLRSPTKLIMVVPLLSPMEDFSQRWTPLVDHLSKAAGKPVSLEVAAADENGRLLSLRKGDVHLAVVGAGAVPLAVNAAGFVPVGMFPADDGSGFTRMVLVVPSSSAVMSPSELRGAEMLFVDPSSNTGFKAAAVALRDDFGLRPGRDFTWSFSGSPQASIAAIKERRAPAAAIAESALSEELAARRVDESDYRVIYRSERYPSAAIGIAHDLNPLLAEKLRRALLSFNWSRTSLEAILGANHTRFVPVNYRADWWMVRRIDDATGTSHTLGVR, encoded by the coding sequence ATGAAGTGGCCGACCTCATTCCATTTGCCGTTAACCCGGGTCGCCCGCGCCAAGCTGGCCGCGGCGGTGATGCTGCTGGTTGTCCCGGCGCTGGGGCTGTACGGCGGGTACTTCCTGGAGAAGGAAGGGCTCGCCCCGACGCTGCTCGGCCGACAGCGGGGCGACACGGCCGGGTCGAAGCTCATGGGGCCGCCGGTCCGCAACCAACTCGACCCTGCGTACGCTGATGCCGACGGCGACCTGGTCGCCGACGCCCCGTTGGACGAGCGGCTTCTGCGCAGCCCGACGAAGCTGATCATGGTGGTGCCTCTGCTGTCGCCGATGGAGGATTTTTCACAGCGTTGGACGCCGCTGGTCGACCACCTGTCCAAGGCGGCCGGCAAGCCGGTGTCGCTGGAGGTTGCCGCCGCCGACGAGAACGGCCGACTGCTGTCGCTGCGCAAGGGCGACGTGCACCTGGCGGTGGTTGGGGCGGGCGCGGTTCCCCTGGCGGTGAACGCCGCCGGGTTCGTGCCCGTGGGCATGTTTCCCGCCGACGACGGCAGCGGCTTTACGCGGATGGTCCTCGTCGTGCCGTCGAGCTCCGCCGTGATGTCGCCTTCGGAACTCCGCGGAGCGGAGATGCTGTTTGTCGATCCCAGCAGCAACACGGGTTTTAAAGCCGCGGCGGTGGCGCTTCGCGACGACTTCGGTCTGCGGCCGGGGCGCGACTTTACCTGGTCGTTCTCCGGAAGCCCCCAGGCTTCCATCGCCGCGATCAAGGAACGACGTGCGCCGGCGGCGGCGATCGCCGAGAGTGCCCTTTCAGAGGAACTGGCCGCCCGCCGTGTTGACGAATCCGACTACCGCGTCATCTACCGGTCGGAGCGATACCCGTCGGCGGCGATCGGAATCGCCCACGACCTTAACCCTTTGCTGGCGGAGAAACTGAGGCGGGCGCTGCTGTCGTTCAACTGGAGCCGGACCTCTCTCGAAGCGATCCTTGGTGCCAACCACACCCGATTCGTGCCGGTGAACTATCGTGCCGATTGGTGGATGGTCCGGCGGATCGACGATGCCACCGGAACGAGCCACACGCTCGGCGTGCGGTAG